A genomic stretch from Desulfurococcaceae archaeon MEX13E-LK6-19 includes:
- a CDS encoding triphosphoribosyl-dephospho-CoA synthase → MAKSIIDVYSMLFSTAIALEASAYPKPGNVHRLHDYPDKKYEDYIVTSIVVEKYFRKALLRGMKLGTCRCKTLFCDIVREAVLDTLCFTGGRNTSLGTIFLLTPLALATGYILSSGDTIDIHKLASTATLVVEKYSTVDDSIEYYRVLRVIKPSYLRKTDETHGYPNIHDRSFKKKLVEKNIRLWELLIYASTKDVVAKQIVDNYRDCIDALKFMEKRLESHGDWNRGVVETYLYMLSRLNDTIVMLKHGANVMDYVKRRAASILEEILSRDNEWMSLVAVLDNELYTKRINPGSIADLVACVIALKKISDENILHCLLEKKIH, encoded by the coding sequence ATGGCGAAAAGTATTATTGATGTTTATAGTATGCTCTTCTCGACAGCAATAGCGCTTGAGGCATCAGCTTATCCCAAACCAGGTAATGTACATAGGCTTCATGACTATCCTGATAAGAAGTACGAGGACTATATTGTTACGTCTATTGTTGTAGAGAAGTATTTTAGGAAGGCTTTGCTTCGTGGGATGAAGCTTGGTACATGTAGGTGTAAGACTCTTTTCTGTGATATAGTGAGGGAGGCTGTACTAGATACGCTATGTTTTACGGGAGGAAGAAACACCTCGCTTGGCACAATATTTCTCTTAACACCATTAGCTCTAGCAACAGGCTATATTCTCTCTAGTGGAGACACCATAGATATTCATAAGCTGGCTTCAACAGCTACTCTTGTTGTAGAGAAGTATTCTACTGTAGACGACTCAATAGAGTACTATAGAGTTCTACGTGTAATCAAGCCATCGTACTTGCGTAAAACAGATGAAACCCATGGTTACCCCAATATACATGATAGATCCTTTAAGAAGAAACTTGTTGAGAAAAACATTAGGTTATGGGAGCTACTAATCTATGCTTCGACAAAAGATGTTGTTGCTAAACAAATAGTAGACAACTATAGGGATTGTATTGATGCCTTGAAGTTCATGGAGAAAAGACTGGAAAGCCATGGGGATTGGAACAGGGGTGTTGTCGAGACTTATCTCTATATGTTGTCTCGTCTTAACGATACCATTGTCATGCTTAAACATGGTGCCAATGTAATGGATTATGTTAAGCGTAGAGCAGCTAGTATTCTTGAAGAAATTCTTTCTAGAGATAATGAATGGATGAGCTTGGTGGCTGTGTTAGATAACGAGTTGTACACTAAGAGGATAAACCCGGGGTCGATAGCTGATCTAGTGGCTTGTGTTATTGCGTTAAAGAAGATAAGTGATGAGAATATTTTGCATTGTTTGTTAGAGAAAAAGATACATTGA
- a CDS encoding metallophosphoesterase family protein has product MRVFAVADIHCSYTYTIKAVYKAVETSSDMILLAGDIECSDIIDEFVDTGIRVYGVTGNLDDNYIYRYMRSKGILLDGVVEEYRGCLIAGIGGLSLSLNLNKIKEKLGPSPSKPLIVLSHYPAHGYNDKTFTGEHAGLIELKNFIDEYKPILFVHGHIHEARGVSRHDKTVIVNPGPLMHGYYSVIDISDSGVEARLERL; this is encoded by the coding sequence ATGAGGGTTTTCGCTGTAGCTGATATACATTGCTCGTACACGTACACGATCAAAGCAGTCTACAAAGCAGTCGAAACCAGCAGCGACATGATTCTCTTGGCGGGGGATATCGAGTGTAGTGATATTATCGACGAGTTTGTTGATACAGGGATTAGAGTCTATGGCGTAACAGGTAATCTTGATGACAACTACATATACAGATACATGAGGAGCAAAGGAATACTCCTAGATGGAGTCGTCGAAGAGTATCGTGGATGCCTTATCGCCGGCATAGGCGGGCTGAGCCTATCTCTCAACCTCAACAAGATCAAGGAAAAACTGGGTCCTAGTCCCAGTAAGCCCCTTATAGTATTAAGCCATTACCCTGCTCATGGCTATAACGACAAGACTTTCACTGGAGAACACGCTGGCTTAATCGAGCTTAAGAATTTTATAGATGAGTACAAACCTATACTATTCGTCCACGGACACATACATGAAGCACGTGGTGTATCACGCCACGACAAGACCGTTATAGTGAACCCGGGGCCGCTCATGCATGGCTACTATAGTGTCATAGACATTAGTGATAGCGGGGTTGAAGCGCGTCTTGAAAGGCTCTAA
- a CDS encoding Lrp/AsnC ligand binding domain-containing protein: protein MSEEKLIAYVLVVTSIGREHDVVKEVEKMDGVTEAVIVYGEYDVVVRIETNKFKEIDKIVTKIRSLPQVLRTVTLIGQP from the coding sequence TTGAGTGAAGAGAAACTGATAGCATATGTTCTAGTCGTAACAAGTATTGGGCGTGAACACGATGTTGTAAAAGAAGTTGAGAAAATGGATGGAGTGACCGAAGCGGTTATAGTTTATGGAGAGTACGATGTAGTTGTTAGAATAGAGACCAACAAGTTTAAAGAAATAGATAAAATAGTCACCAAAATCAGGAGTCTACCTCAAGTACTAAGAACAGTTACTCTGATAGGCCAGCCTTAG